A portion of the Trichomycterus rosablanca isolate fTriRos1 chromosome 17, fTriRos1.hap1, whole genome shotgun sequence genome contains these proteins:
- the plekhb2 gene encoding pleckstrin homology domain-containing family B member 2: MALVKNGWLYRQSTILRRWKRNWFDLWSDGRLIFSADELSRYMEGDIHMKVDCINIRTANTCQDLNPPEGKCKDGIFQIVCRNGRVISLCADSTDSALAWTMSLQAARMNTVMNPPQNGISSNDVLPSAPPLDVELNPTPQVYYPDQYGDYVSTPPSPNNTHVMYPVFWQRQAHASPSQYQESNPEHHVTHAVTEGRHHGAAGEKVLLVMSGAATAVTIGSFLSSVF, from the exons ATGGCGCTGGTAAAAAACGGGTGGCTTTACAGACAGA GTACCATCTTGCGTCGCTGGAAGAGAAACTGGTTTGATCTCTGGTCAGATGGGCGTCTGATCTTTAGTGCTGACGAGCTCAGCCGTTACATGGAGGGCGATATTCATATGAAGGTGGACTGTATCAACATCCGGACTGCCAACACATGTCAAG ATCTGAATCCTCCTGAAGGAAAATGCAAAGATGGCATTTTTCAGATTGTGTGCCGTAACGGTCGTGTTATAAGCCTGTGCGCAGACAGTACAGACAGCGCCTT AGCCTGGACCATGTCCCTCCAAGCTGCCAGAATGAACACT GTTATGAACCCCCCCCAGAATGGGATTTCCTCTAATGATGTCTTACCTTCTGCTCCTCCTTTGGATGTGGAACTGAACCCAACTCCTCAG GTTTACTACCCAGACCAGTATGGAGACTACGTCTCTACTCCACCTTCACCCAACAACACTCATGTGATGTACCCTGTATTCTGGCAGCGACAAGCACATGCTTCCCCCTCTCAGTACCAAG AATCAAACCCTGAACATCATGTCACCCACGCGGTCACTGAGGGGCGTCACCATGGTGCTGCAGGAGAGAAGGTTCTCCTTGTAATGTCTGGTGCTGCAACAGCAGTCACGATCGGTTCCTTTTTATCATCTGTATTTTAA